One Candidatus Binatia bacterium genomic window carries:
- a CDS encoding ABC transporter substrate-binding protein has translation MRRPGFAILVVCCAGLAGPSSGAVSPLERTRAVLEEARQIVDSAKTHNEKLADLSRLLKGFLDTDTMGREALGDHWSKFSPAQRQEFLQLFRELFQRTYVQKLLLFEKPDFGYVGEQVNGDRARVETKIITPRDEFAVIYQMRLDNGTWKATDIQIEDLSLTANFRRQLGRLLEKETPNDLLARMRRKYGPGGTGSEDEL, from the coding sequence ATGCGGCGCCCAGGGTTTGCCATCTTGGTGGTGTGCTGCGCCGGCTTGGCTGGTCCCAGCTCGGGGGCGGTGTCTCCCTTGGAGCGGACGCGAGCTGTGTTGGAGGAAGCACGGCAGATTGTCGATAGCGCCAAGACGCACAACGAAAAGCTCGCTGATCTTTCCCGCTTGCTCAAAGGTTTTCTCGACACGGATACCATGGGGCGAGAAGCGCTGGGGGACCACTGGTCGAAATTCTCACCGGCCCAGCGGCAAGAATTTTTACAGCTCTTTCGCGAGCTGTTTCAGCGCACCTACGTGCAGAAGTTGCTTCTGTTCGAGAAGCCGGACTTTGGCTACGTCGGCGAGCAGGTCAACGGCGATCGCGCCCGGGTGGAGACCAAAATTATTACCCCGCGAGATGAATTTGCGGTGATCTACCAGATGCGGCTCGACAATGGCACGTGGAAAGCGACCGACATTCAAATCGAGGACTTAAGTCTTACCGCGAATTTCCGCCGGCAGTTGGGTCGCTTGCTAGAAAAAGAGACGCCCAACGACTTGCTCGCCCGCATGCGCCGCAAGTATGGCCCGGGGGGAACGGGAAGCGAGGATGAGCTGTGA
- a CDS encoding TolC family protein, whose product MWTGVQRRNRSANSRTGRARSGWFPGQRERCFLVLCLLLVVSALVPRRSSAAEAEALTLAECIRSALKHDPDLQAASAEIAAARARLAQAQVGRWGEAEYRQILGFVPEAKGDILDPPKQNRNAVFRNLGPFTQLEVMVNVPLLTFGKLQAALDAAQEGLSAQQAIGEAKRADVVLNVKRLYYGALLADQLALVLEDMVENMDKAIRKVQERLASGSTSVTEIDLLKLQAGRAKLARGVAEVKASTTLTRKALARAIGRDVQAELRLADRKLDPVALQLDPVEVYVDEALRSRPEAAQIAHGLAAQAAKVEMERAELFPSFFLSTGFQYGLAPNRTRQRNPFAAEDFNYTRPVGVLGFRWELDFWRKQAKVAEAEADLAKLRAQHRGALSGLQLEVHKAYGQVVQAREAMLAASEGRKAGRSLLVATVSNFDLGIGEAEELFKGLGTYTEASTDYFRAVHDYNVAVAELSRAVGKELLPLEY is encoded by the coding sequence ATGTGGACAGGAGTTCAGCGCAGGAACAGAAGTGCAAACTCGCGCACCGGGCGCGCACGTTCCGGATGGTTTCCAGGACAGCGAGAGCGGTGCTTCCTTGTCCTCTGCCTGCTCCTGGTTGTCTCCGCTCTCGTCCCTCGGCGGAGCAGTGCAGCAGAAGCGGAGGCGCTGACTCTCGCGGAGTGCATCCGCTCAGCGCTGAAGCACGATCCCGACCTGCAAGCGGCTTCCGCCGAGATTGCCGCGGCGCGCGCCCGCCTCGCGCAAGCGCAGGTTGGACGGTGGGGCGAAGCCGAGTACCGGCAGATTCTGGGATTTGTTCCCGAAGCCAAGGGCGACATCCTCGATCCGCCGAAACAAAACCGCAACGCCGTGTTCCGTAACCTCGGGCCGTTCACACAGCTCGAGGTCATGGTGAATGTCCCCCTTTTGACTTTCGGCAAGCTCCAGGCCGCCCTCGATGCGGCGCAAGAAGGACTTTCCGCACAGCAAGCCATAGGGGAGGCCAAGCGGGCCGATGTCGTGCTCAATGTCAAGCGATTGTACTACGGCGCGCTTCTCGCCGACCAGCTCGCCCTCGTTCTCGAAGACATGGTCGAGAACATGGATAAAGCCATCCGCAAAGTGCAAGAGCGGCTTGCGAGCGGTTCGACGTCGGTGACTGAAATCGATTTACTAAAGCTTCAGGCGGGTCGCGCAAAGTTGGCGCGCGGCGTGGCCGAGGTCAAAGCGTCGACAACCCTCACACGCAAGGCATTGGCCCGTGCCATCGGCAGGGATGTGCAGGCCGAGCTGCGGCTTGCCGACCGTAAACTCGATCCTGTCGCCCTGCAGCTCGACCCCGTGGAGGTGTACGTGGACGAAGCGCTGCGCTCGCGACCCGAGGCGGCACAAATTGCGCATGGCCTCGCCGCCCAAGCTGCCAAAGTGGAAATGGAACGGGCGGAACTCTTTCCCTCTTTCTTCCTGAGCACGGGATTCCAGTATGGGCTTGCGCCGAACCGCACCCGGCAACGGAACCCATTTGCTGCAGAGGACTTCAACTACACCCGTCCCGTCGGCGTGCTTGGGTTTCGTTGGGAGTTGGATTTCTGGCGCAAGCAAGCCAAGGTGGCCGAGGCAGAAGCGGATCTCGCGAAGCTGCGCGCGCAACATCGTGGTGCGCTCTCTGGGCTGCAGTTGGAGGTGCACAAAGCGTATGGGCAAGTGGTGCAAGCGCGGGAAGCCATGCTCGCCGCCTCCGAGGGGCGGAAGGCGGGGCGTAGCCTTCTCGTTGCCACGGTGAGCAACTTCGATCTCGGCATCGGCGAGGCAGAAGAGCTGTTCAAGGGCCTGGGCACCTACACGGAAGCGAGCACCGATTATTTCCGTGCGGTGCACGACTACAACGTTGCCGTCGCCGAACTCTCCCGCGCTGTCGGTAAAGAACTGTTGCCGTTGGAGTACTGA
- a CDS encoding DUF2236 domain-containing protein, producing the protein MARNAPVERISRSDRERLCSAAGRKEIDLTRSLLGPDTLTWHINREAVLLAGGGCALLMQVAHPLVAAGVADHSNFQERPLDRLYRTLDLMLTITFAPAADAIRAVREIERRHAKVRGRLAVQAGPFAVGTPYRASDPALMLWVHATLVHTAERIFGMFVRPLAQEEQEKYYEESKVIARLLGIPSAAIPPTWSKFESYMQEMLAGDVLTVTAQARAIASAILQPTQPIWLRGAMPPVRLLSVGLLPEVLRQRYGFAWSSWQEQLFRAAVMAGQLALPWLPGFARYFPHARQGWQREYDAGFPRRAVRSRAAMA; encoded by the coding sequence ATGGCACGCAACGCCCCGGTAGAGCGGATTTCACGTAGCGATCGAGAGCGGCTGTGCTCCGCGGCGGGCAGGAAGGAGATTGATCTTACTCGCAGCCTCTTGGGACCCGATACGCTTACCTGGCACATCAACCGCGAGGCGGTGCTGTTGGCTGGGGGTGGCTGCGCACTGTTGATGCAGGTTGCCCACCCGTTGGTGGCGGCAGGGGTGGCCGATCACAGTAACTTTCAGGAGCGCCCGCTCGATCGGCTTTACCGGACGCTCGATCTCATGCTCACGATTACTTTCGCGCCGGCTGCGGATGCAATTCGCGCTGTGCGCGAAATCGAGCGTCGTCATGCCAAGGTGCGCGGGCGACTCGCGGTGCAAGCGGGACCGTTTGCCGTAGGCACGCCCTACCGTGCTTCGGATCCGGCGTTGATGCTGTGGGTGCATGCGACCTTGGTGCACACGGCGGAACGGATATTCGGAATGTTTGTGCGCCCTTTGGCGCAGGAGGAGCAAGAGAAGTACTACGAGGAATCCAAGGTCATTGCGCGGCTCCTCGGTATCCCGAGTGCAGCGATTCCGCCCACTTGGTCGAAATTTGAGAGCTACATGCAAGAGATGCTCGCAGGCGATGTGCTGACTGTGACCGCGCAAGCGCGGGCAATTGCGAGCGCCATTTTGCAGCCGACGCAGCCCATTTGGTTGCGCGGAGCCATGCCCCCGGTGCGTTTGTTGTCTGTCGGCCTCCTTCCCGAGGTGCTGCGGCAGCGATATGGCTTTGCTTGGTCGTCGTGGCAAGAGCAACTGTTTCGGGCCGCAGTGATGGCGGGGCAGTTGGCTCTGCCATGGTTGCCCGGGTTCGCCCGTTACTTTCCGCACGCCCGACAGGGTTGGCAGCGCGAGTACGATGCTGGCTTCCCTCGCCGCGCGGTGCGCTCCCGGGCGGCCATGGCCTGA
- the rsmA gene encoding 16S rRNA (adenine(1518)-N(6)/adenine(1519)-N(6))-dimethyltransferase RsmA translates to MPLPTSPCERSGLRGQSRTAEPESARPPSTTLGGERIREALGALGRHPRKALGQHFLAQPAIAHRMAELAAVNGKHVVEIGPGLGVLTQFLLEARHLWLIEIDADFAARLQDLLREAGNVTVVASDALALDWRKFLAEHAPVTIVGNLPYNIATALLERWLDAPVLPERIVVMVQYEVAERLHARPRSKSYSALSVLTQAVARVRKGFTVAPGAFVPPPKVHSQVVVIEPDEALRPRAGDFATLRRIVRTLFYQRRKQLRNSLAQLTLEPESVLEQTGLDPRCRAEELAVEDFLRLAAALSHHAGAA, encoded by the coding sequence ATGCCTTTGCCGACCTCCCCTTGTGAGCGCTCCGGCCTGAGGGGGCAGAGTCGCACGGCCGAGCCGGAGTCTGCCCGCCCGCCTTCCACAACTCTCGGAGGAGAGCGGATTCGCGAAGCGCTCGGGGCGCTCGGACGCCACCCTCGCAAGGCCCTCGGCCAGCACTTCTTAGCGCAGCCAGCCATCGCTCACCGCATGGCGGAGCTGGCCGCAGTGAACGGCAAGCATGTGGTGGAAATTGGCCCGGGCCTCGGCGTGCTCACGCAGTTTCTGCTGGAGGCACGGCACTTGTGGCTGATCGAAATCGATGCCGACTTTGCGGCGCGATTGCAGGATTTGTTGCGCGAGGCTGGCAACGTCACGGTAGTAGCCAGCGATGCGCTTGCCCTCGACTGGCGCAAGTTTTTAGCCGAGCACGCACCAGTCACGATCGTGGGGAACTTACCCTACAATATCGCCACAGCACTGCTCGAACGCTGGCTCGATGCACCCGTGCTGCCGGAGCGCATCGTCGTCATGGTGCAATACGAAGTTGCCGAGCGTCTGCACGCGCGTCCACGCTCGAAATCTTACTCGGCGCTCTCCGTGCTCACCCAAGCAGTGGCGCGTGTGCGCAAGGGGTTTACGGTTGCACCGGGGGCGTTCGTGCCGCCACCAAAAGTTCACTCGCAAGTGGTGGTGATCGAACCCGACGAAGCGCTGCGCCCGCGGGCCGGAGATTTCGCCACCTTGCGGCGCATCGTGCGCACCCTTTTTTACCAGCGGCGCAAGCAACTGCGCAACAGCCTCGCGCAGCTCACTCTGGAGCCTGAGTCCGTGCTCGAACAAACCGGACTGGATCCGCGCTGCCGAGCGGAGGAGCTTGCGGTGGAGGATTTTCTCCGCCTGGCCGCCGCACTCAGCCACCATGCCGGAGCTGCCTGA
- a CDS encoding pyridoxamine 5'-phosphate oxidase family protein, producing the protein MAADRIEPAVREFIERQHVFFVATAPLARNGHVNLSPKGLDSLRVLDDRTVAYLDLTGSGVETIAHLKENGRITLMFCAFEGEPKIVRVYGRGEVLEPGDPGFAALRSCFPPLPGVRAMIRVRVQRVAQSCGYGVPVYQFVGEREQLVKWAERKGEAGLRDYQLRHNLRSIDGLPGLDVPGNPVPRSRPG; encoded by the coding sequence ATGGCGGCTGACCGGATCGAGCCTGCAGTCAGAGAATTCATCGAGCGACAGCATGTGTTTTTTGTCGCCACTGCCCCGCTTGCTCGCAATGGGCACGTGAACCTTTCTCCGAAGGGACTGGATTCGCTGCGCGTGCTCGACGACCGTACGGTGGCGTACCTCGACCTGACCGGCAGCGGCGTGGAGACGATCGCACATCTTAAGGAAAACGGCCGCATCACCCTGATGTTTTGTGCCTTTGAGGGAGAGCCCAAAATCGTGCGCGTGTACGGCCGCGGAGAAGTGCTGGAGCCGGGTGACCCTGGTTTTGCGGCGTTGCGCTCCTGCTTCCCCCCGTTGCCGGGAGTGCGCGCGATGATTCGTGTGCGGGTGCAGAGGGTGGCGCAGTCTTGCGGGTACGGCGTGCCCGTGTACCAGTTTGTCGGCGAGCGTGAACAATTGGTCAAGTGGGCCGAGCGCAAGGGTGAGGCCGGCTTGCGCGACTACCAGTTGCGGCACAACCTCCGGAGTATCGACGGTCTGCCCGGTCTCGATGTTCCCGGCAACCCAGTGCCGAGGTCTCGACCGGGTTAA
- a CDS encoding ABC transporter permease — protein sequence MKLLRVMLKDLRLIVRDRSALVSLLVVPIIIILVVAETQSEIGTQSILFPIVNEDQGPVANALMKVFREHLDVREVDRATAERLVAVENKAPAMLVLPAGLSKRYLTNKPSKIELLTDPAQWAELQAIRVIFLLADREAASLGDPFEEELLTLEERSLTGKRLKFTSLEQNIPGFSVMFVLLSLIFSVAFGLRDEEVWGTTRRLAVAPVSQFTILGGKLAARLIVGTLQLLILLGFGHWVYGLSLGSSPVAMLAVVVCIVFSMACFSMIVAAMARTREQIIPVGLSAVFILAALGGCWWPFYEQPKWMQTIAHGLMTTWSMFAIHDVMLRDRTIVEVAPKLGILLAYGAVSFAIGMRLFRYSEL from the coding sequence GTGAAGCTTCTCCGCGTGATGCTCAAAGACTTGCGGCTGATTGTTCGCGACCGCTCGGCGTTGGTCTCTCTGTTGGTGGTACCGATCATCATCATTTTGGTGGTGGCGGAAACTCAGTCGGAGATCGGCACACAAAGCATCTTGTTCCCCATCGTCAATGAAGACCAAGGGCCGGTGGCGAACGCCCTGATGAAGGTGTTTCGCGAGCACCTCGACGTACGCGAGGTGGACCGCGCCACTGCCGAGCGCTTAGTCGCGGTGGAAAATAAAGCGCCGGCGATGCTGGTGTTGCCGGCGGGCTTGAGCAAGCGTTACCTGACGAACAAGCCAAGCAAAATCGAGTTGCTCACCGATCCTGCGCAGTGGGCCGAGCTGCAAGCCATCCGCGTGATTTTTCTCTTGGCGGATCGCGAGGCAGCCTCGCTGGGCGATCCGTTCGAGGAGGAGCTGCTGACCTTGGAGGAGCGCAGTCTTACGGGGAAGCGCCTCAAGTTTACCTCGCTGGAGCAGAACATCCCTGGATTCAGTGTCATGTTCGTGCTCTTGAGCCTGATTTTCAGCGTGGCGTTTGGCCTTAGGGACGAAGAAGTGTGGGGCACCACCCGCCGGCTGGCAGTGGCTCCAGTGTCGCAGTTTACGATTTTGGGTGGCAAACTGGCTGCCCGGTTGATCGTGGGCACACTGCAATTGCTGATTTTGCTCGGCTTTGGCCACTGGGTGTACGGGTTGAGTTTAGGGAGCTCGCCTGTGGCCATGCTTGCCGTGGTCGTGTGCATCGTGTTTTCGATGGCTTGTTTCAGCATGATTGTGGCGGCGATGGCGCGCACGCGCGAGCAAATTATTCCGGTTGGGCTCTCCGCCGTGTTTATTCTCGCGGCGCTCGGCGGGTGTTGGTGGCCGTTTTACGAACAGCCGAAGTGGATGCAAACGATCGCTCATGGTTTGATGACGACATGGTCGATGTTTGCCATTCACGATGTGATGCTGCGCGACCGGACAATCGTGGAAGTGGCGCCAAAGTTGGGCATTTTGCTCGCCTACGGCGCGGTTTCGTTCGCCATTGGCATGCGGTTGTTCCGCTACAGCGAATTGTGA
- a CDS encoding inositol monophosphatase: MAKVAEDQVESVAIAAARRAGEHIRRAWSQARRVEYKGPVDLVTNTDREAEEIIVSHIRERFPGHTIVAEETSGSAMSGRPSSSEPAWYVDPLDGTVNFVHGVPHFAVSIAFGYGTRINVGVVYDPMRNELFSARRGGGAFLNQQRISVSTTNVLHQALLATGFPYDRQQRPDFYVAFLRDFVAVAQDVRRFGSAALDLCWVAAARYDGFWEWRLHAWDVAAGSLVVQEAGGMVSTFRGQPLDLFGDQIVATNLALHAQLCIRLMNRLDSFARLNP; encoded by the coding sequence ATGGCCAAGGTGGCAGAAGATCAGGTGGAATCCGTCGCAATCGCCGCTGCTCGCAGAGCGGGCGAACACATTCGCCGCGCCTGGTCGCAAGCTCGCCGAGTGGAATACAAGGGGCCAGTCGATTTGGTTACCAACACCGATCGGGAGGCCGAAGAGATCATCGTCTCCCACATTCGAGAGCGCTTTCCGGGACACACCATCGTGGCCGAGGAAACCAGCGGAAGTGCGATGAGTGGGCGGCCGAGCAGCTCCGAGCCGGCTTGGTACGTAGACCCGCTGGACGGCACAGTGAACTTCGTGCACGGAGTTCCCCACTTTGCCGTGTCGATTGCCTTTGGGTACGGCACGCGGATCAATGTGGGCGTCGTCTACGACCCGATGCGCAACGAACTCTTCTCCGCTCGCCGCGGCGGTGGCGCGTTTTTGAACCAGCAGCGCATCTCCGTGTCGACCACGAATGTCCTGCATCAGGCACTGCTCGCGACTGGATTTCCCTACGACCGCCAGCAACGGCCCGACTTTTACGTTGCCTTCTTACGCGACTTCGTTGCCGTGGCTCAGGATGTGCGCCGCTTCGGATCGGCAGCCCTCGATCTGTGTTGGGTGGCCGCGGCTCGGTACGATGGGTTCTGGGAATGGCGCCTTCATGCGTGGGACGTCGCGGCAGGAAGCCTCGTTGTACAAGAGGCGGGAGGGATGGTCAGCACATTCCGGGGGCAGCCTCTAGATTTGTTCGGCGACCAAATTGTTGCCACCAACCTCGCCTTGCATGCACAACTGTGCATTCGCTTGATGAACCGGCTCGACAGCTTTGCGCGCCTGAACCCTTAA
- a CDS encoding tetratricopeptide repeat protein — protein sequence MARPLRCSFVLLVFFTLPWLGCTSIEPGSDHSVHSRRRAALEERNRLSLEPDEPGERQAEAEFVEEALSNPQPSGAEAKPAATPPAAEESQLGIGDGAASLAHAAQPPANSGGSVAVSKTNEDSVAPLIGPGTPAHVAAALRCVERGRSLLAHGRTDAAREWLERALTLDGNNVYAFYFLARAAVQAGRLEQAEAFSARALTLASQANGAWQSRVLALRGEVLEAVGRFPEARQAYRRAAELDPTNVQAQTGLARLAQPE from the coding sequence ATGGCCCGTCCGCTGCGGTGTTCGTTCGTGCTCTTGGTTTTCTTCACGCTTCCTTGGCTGGGCTGCACCTCGATCGAGCCCGGCAGCGACCATTCCGTCCACTCCCGCCGCCGGGCGGCCCTAGAAGAGCGGAACCGTTTGAGTCTCGAACCCGACGAACCAGGCGAACGGCAGGCTGAGGCCGAGTTTGTCGAAGAAGCTTTGAGCAATCCGCAGCCGAGCGGCGCCGAGGCAAAGCCTGCAGCCACGCCGCCTGCTGCCGAGGAGAGCCAACTCGGCATTGGCGATGGTGCGGCGTCCCTGGCTCATGCGGCGCAACCGCCCGCCAACTCGGGCGGCAGCGTCGCTGTGTCGAAGACAAACGAAGACTCCGTTGCCCCCCTGATCGGCCCCGGCACACCGGCGCATGTCGCAGCGGCGCTCCGCTGCGTGGAGCGAGGACGCAGCTTGCTCGCGCATGGGCGGACGGATGCTGCTCGCGAGTGGCTCGAGCGCGCTCTCACCTTGGACGGCAATAACGTGTACGCCTTCTACTTCCTCGCGCGCGCCGCCGTGCAAGCGGGTCGGCTAGAGCAAGCCGAAGCCTTCTCGGCCCGCGCCCTCACACTGGCAAGCCAGGCCAACGGCGCATGGCAAAGCCGCGTGCTCGCTTTGAGGGGCGAGGTTCTCGAGGCGGTCGGACGCTTCCCCGAGGCGCGCCAAGCCTATCGGCGGGCAGCGGAGTTGGACCCCACCAACGTGCAAGCCCAAACCGGGCTGGCAAGGCTCGCCCAACCTGAATAA
- the tsaD gene encoding tRNA (adenosine(37)-N6)-threonylcarbamoyltransferase complex transferase subunit TsaD has product MRILAIESSCDDTSTAVLENGVVRANIVLSQDEVHRPYGGVVPELASRSHMRAILPLVDSALERAGVQLSDIDAIVATYGPGLVGSLLVGLNTAKALAFAQNVPFLGVNHLEGHLLSPLIEAALEFPYVGLVVSGGHTSLYLAEDYGRYTHLGSTRDDAAGEAFDKVAKLMGLGFPGGKVIDDLARNGDPNALAFPRARLKNNANGGAFDFSFSGIKTAVALWLQEHPLDSDNARADLAASFQEAVVDMLLDTSFAALEATGCRRFAIAGGVSANSRLRARAQALGAERGVQVVIPPMRYCTDNAAMIGYAGWQRLLKGEQHDLDLNAFADLPL; this is encoded by the coding sequence ATGAGAATCTTGGCCATCGAGAGTTCCTGCGACGATACGTCTACCGCTGTGTTGGAAAACGGCGTGGTGCGTGCCAATATCGTGCTCTCGCAAGACGAGGTGCACCGGCCCTACGGTGGCGTGGTGCCCGAGTTGGCTTCGCGCTCCCATATGCGCGCGATCTTGCCGTTGGTCGACTCCGCCCTGGAGCGGGCCGGTGTGCAGCTCAGCGATATCGACGCCATCGTGGCCACGTACGGTCCGGGCCTCGTCGGCTCGCTGCTGGTCGGTTTGAATACCGCCAAGGCTCTGGCGTTTGCGCAAAACGTCCCCTTTCTCGGCGTAAACCACTTGGAAGGCCACCTGTTGTCCCCGCTCATCGAGGCCGCGCTCGAATTTCCCTACGTGGGCTTGGTGGTCAGCGGCGGCCACACGAGTTTGTATTTGGCGGAAGACTACGGGCGCTACACCCACCTCGGCAGCACGCGCGACGATGCCGCCGGGGAAGCATTCGACAAAGTGGCCAAACTTATGGGACTCGGTTTTCCTGGCGGCAAGGTGATCGACGACCTAGCCCGCAACGGCGACCCCAATGCCTTAGCGTTTCCGCGCGCACGGCTGAAGAACAATGCCAACGGCGGTGCCTTTGACTTCAGCTTCAGCGGGATCAAAACCGCCGTCGCCCTGTGGCTGCAGGAGCACCCGCTCGATAGCGACAATGCCCGAGCCGACTTGGCGGCGAGTTTTCAGGAAGCGGTGGTCGACATGCTGCTGGATACGAGCTTTGCCGCATTGGAGGCGACCGGCTGCCGCCGTTTCGCCATTGCCGGTGGAGTGTCGGCCAACTCGCGTTTGCGCGCACGGGCACAAGCGCTAGGCGCAGAGCGCGGCGTACAGGTGGTGATCCCCCCGATGCGCTATTGCACCGACAACGCGGCCATGATCGGCTATGCCGGCTGGCAACGCTTGCTCAAGGGCGAGCAGCACGATCTCGACCTCAATGCCTTTGCCGACCTCCCCTTGTGA
- a CDS encoding LLM class F420-dependent oxidoreductase, protein MHYGLMIFATDYAIRPDELAREAEARGFESLFFPEHTHIPTSRRTPWPGGGELPKEYWHTHDPFVALATAAAVTHRIKIGTGICLVIQRDTITLAKEVASLDFLSGGRFIFGIGGGWNVEEMANHGTDFRTRWKKLREQVAALKRIWTEDEPEFHGQFVNFDPIWSWPKPVQKPHPPILLGGHSRQVLERVVDYCDGWLPLGVRGTAILPQIEELRRVAEEKGRDPKTVSISVFSAPADPKVIEAFRAAKVERVIFGLPPAGRDKVLPLLDRYAQIIA, encoded by the coding sequence ATGCACTATGGCTTAATGATCTTCGCCACGGATTATGCAATTCGGCCGGACGAACTCGCGCGGGAAGCAGAGGCGCGCGGGTTCGAATCGTTGTTCTTTCCTGAGCACACCCATATCCCAACCAGCCGCCGCACCCCCTGGCCCGGTGGCGGCGAGCTTCCGAAAGAGTACTGGCACACGCACGACCCGTTTGTGGCATTGGCGACGGCTGCGGCAGTTACCCACCGGATCAAAATCGGCACGGGCATTTGCTTGGTCATTCAGCGCGACACGATCACGCTCGCCAAAGAAGTGGCGTCGCTCGACTTCTTGTCTGGAGGTCGGTTCATCTTCGGTATCGGAGGAGGTTGGAACGTAGAGGAGATGGCGAACCACGGTACCGACTTCCGCACGCGTTGGAAAAAACTGCGGGAACAGGTGGCGGCGCTCAAGCGCATTTGGACCGAGGACGAGCCGGAGTTTCACGGCCAATTCGTGAACTTCGATCCCATCTGGTCGTGGCCGAAGCCGGTGCAAAAGCCTCATCCGCCCATCCTGTTGGGCGGCCATTCGCGGCAAGTGCTCGAGCGCGTGGTGGATTACTGCGATGGCTGGCTGCCGCTCGGGGTGCGAGGCACGGCGATCCTCCCGCAAATTGAAGAGTTGCGCCGAGTAGCAGAGGAGAAGGGGCGTGATCCGAAAACGGTGTCTATCAGCGTCTTCTCCGCACCGGCGGATCCCAAAGTCATCGAGGCTTTCCGCGCGGCAAAGGTCGAACGGGTCATTTTCGGACTGCCGCCGGCCGGTAGAGACAAGGTTCTGCCATTGCTCGATCGCTATGCGCAAATCATCGCTTAG
- a CDS encoding ABC transporter ATP-binding protein, whose amino-acid sequence MGTASSVAPVAAAVKPAAELDSTAPLAERSREVALRVEGLRKSYGSVVAVQGLSFEICRGEVFGLLGPNGAGKTTTISMIATQLRPTAGDAFVFGHSVRNETRRVRALIGMVPQDVSLYPQLTARENIKFFGRMYGVPKAKLEQRVQELLELVGLENRQDEPVQEFSGGMKRRLNLAVSLVHEPKLVLLDEPTVGVDPHSREKIFSIVRSLREAGTAILYTTHYMEEAERLCDRIGIMDEGKIIAMGPLMTLLSDAGCSEVIHVRGLPRAFDCSALQSVPGVCHLEEFDGGARLFVSKAVHALPALHHCLQPFAERVMLEIAPLSLEDLFLQLTGKELRD is encoded by the coding sequence ATGGGAACCGCTAGCAGTGTCGCCCCGGTGGCTGCGGCAGTGAAGCCGGCTGCAGAACTGGATTCCACCGCTCCTTTGGCTGAACGTAGTCGAGAAGTGGCCCTGCGTGTGGAAGGGTTGCGCAAGAGCTACGGTAGCGTGGTGGCCGTGCAAGGGCTGAGTTTTGAAATCTGTCGGGGCGAGGTGTTCGGACTGCTGGGTCCGAACGGCGCCGGGAAAACCACCACGATTTCGATGATTGCCACCCAGTTGCGGCCGACCGCCGGTGATGCCTTTGTGTTCGGGCACTCGGTCCGCAACGAAACGCGACGGGTCCGCGCATTGATCGGCATGGTGCCGCAGGACGTTTCTCTGTATCCGCAACTAACGGCGCGGGAGAACATCAAATTTTTTGGCCGTATGTACGGGGTGCCGAAGGCCAAACTCGAGCAGCGGGTGCAGGAGCTGCTGGAGCTCGTCGGCCTCGAAAATCGGCAAGACGAGCCGGTGCAAGAATTTTCAGGCGGAATGAAACGCCGGCTGAATCTTGCCGTGAGTTTGGTGCACGAGCCGAAGCTGGTGTTGCTCGACGAACCCACGGTGGGTGTGGATCCACATTCGCGAGAAAAGATCTTCTCCATCGTGCGCTCGCTGCGGGAGGCGGGCACCGCCATTCTTTATACCACTCATTACATGGAGGAGGCTGAACGCCTGTGCGACCGCATTGGCATCATGGACGAAGGCAAGATCATCGCCATGGGGCCGCTCATGACTTTGCTTAGCGACGCGGGGTGCTCGGAAGTGATCCACGTTCGCGGCTTACCTCGCGCGTTCGACTGCAGCGCTTTGCAATCCGTGCCCGGGGTCTGCCACCTCGAGGAGTTCGACGGTGGGGCGCGCTTGTTCGTGAGCAAAGCAGTGCATGCTCTGCCAGCGCTGCATCACTGTTTGCAGCCGTTTGCCGAGCGGGTGATGTTGGAAATTGCCCCACTCAGCCTCGAGGACTTGTTCTTGCAACTCACGGGTAAGGAGCTGCGCGACTGA